Proteins encoded by one window of Glycine soja cultivar W05 chromosome 15, ASM419377v2, whole genome shotgun sequence:
- the LOC114385960 gene encoding uncharacterized protein LOC114385960 yields the protein MPLYSKFLKDLLTRKSKYIHSDNIVVEGNCSVGIQRILPPKHKDPRSVTILCSSVIEDVLVKVQHFTFPADFVAMDIEEHAEIPLILGHPFMLTASCVVDMGKGKLEMGIDDQKIKFDLFDAEKHLLDQNVCLKVEELKNEMVLMARAKLAPDP from the coding sequence ATGCCACTCTATTCtaagtttttgaaagatttgctGACTAGAAAGAGCAAATATATCCATAGTGATAACATTGTGGTGGAAGGGAACTGTAGTGTGGGGATACAAAGAATCCTTCCACCTAAGCATAAGGATCCTAGGAGTGTTACTATTCTATGCTCTAGTGTGATTGAAGATGTTCTAGTCAAGGTGCAGCATTTTACTTTCCCTGCGGATTTTGTTGCGATGGATATTGAAGAGCACGCTGAAATTCCTTTGATTTTGGGTCATCCCTTCATGTTAACCGCCAGTTGTGTGGTGGATATGGGAAAGGGTAAACTGGAAATGGGCATAGATGATCAgaagatcaagtttgatctaTTTGATGCAGAAAAGCACTTACTTGACCAGAATGTATGTTTAAAGGTTGAGGAACTTAAGAATGAGATGGTTCTGATGGCTAGAGCCAAGCTTGCTCCAGACCCATGA